CAAAGAATTTTGTTTTACAAACCCTGTGGCTGCACACTTATTGCTTCAAAAAATAACCGATACCACCATTGCTTATTTAAAGGAAAAAGTAAAAGCAGGTTGTAATGCTGTACAAGTATTCGATTCTTGGGGTGGCATGCTTTCACCCGTAGACTATCAAGAATTTTCATGGCAATACATCCAACAAATTATCGACGCTGTAAAAGAGGACGCCCCTGTAATTGCTTTTGGTAAAGGCTGTTGGTTCGCGTTAAACGACATGGCTAAATCGGGCGCTTCTGCTTTAGGAATTGATTGGACGTGTTCTGCAAGAAATGCACGTTATTTAACGGGAGGAAACATAACACTTCAAGGTAATTTCGACCCTTCACGTTTATTATCGCCACCTGCTGAAATCAAGAAAATGGTTCACCAAATGATTAATGAATTTGGTAAAGACAAATACATTGTTAACCTTGGCCATGGTATTTTACCTAACATTCCGTTAGAAAATGCAAAGGCTTTTGTAGATGCTGTTAAAGAATATAAAATCCCATCTTAATCTTCCCAAAAGGAAGGAACTCATACTGGGAATCTTATTAGAAAATCTACCATACTGAATTATTATGTTTTCTAAATTGAAAGTCAAATAACAATATTTAATAACAAAATAGTTTCTTCTCCTTTGGAGAGGATTAATGAGATGAATGATTAAAAACATAGCCTTAGGAATACAAGCATATTTTGGTGCGTTTGGTTTAATTTCTAAACTAAAACTCTGGAAATATTTTGCAGTTCCTATGCTTATAAGTTTTATTACTGCCATTTTTATTGGTATTTCTGCTTACGGGTTATCCGATAATATTGGGTTTTACATCTCAAAACTTTGGATTTGGAACTGGGGTAAAGAAACCTTTACAACCATCGGCAATATTATTGGAGGACTGTTTATAATCATGATCGGTCTTATACTATTTAAGCACATCATAATGGCATTATCAGCACCGTTTATGAGTCCTGTTTCCGAAAAAATTGAAAATCATTTAATTGGAGAGAGACATACACACCGCAAAACATCATTTAGTGAGCAACTTTGGAGAGGTATCAGAATAAATGTTAGAAATTTAAGTTTTGAGTTATTATTAACCATTCCTATTTTACTTCTTGGTTTTATTCCCGTAATTGGTGTTTTCTCAACAATTTTATTGTTTATAGTTCAAGCTTATTATGCTGGTTTTGGTAATATGGATTATACGTTGGAACGCCATTTTAAATACAATGAAAGTATTCAATTTGTTAAAAATCATCGAGGTTTAGCTATTGGAAATGGCATTGTTTTTATGCTGTTTTTGTTAATTCCTGTCATTGGTGTTATTTTAGTACTGCCTCTTTCAGTAACTGCTGCTTCGGTAAAAACGATTGAAGCATTACAATTAAAATCTCATTTACCTAATGCTATTTAAATTTGAAACTTTTTATATCGAACCTGTTCAAATACAAGATTCTTGGGCTATTTGCGATTTCGTAGTTTCAAACGACGACCGGTTAAAACGCTATTTTCCAAAAACTTTAGAACAAAACTTAACCCCAGATTTATCTAAACGATTTATTGACAAAACCATAAAAGAACAGCAATTAAAAGAAACCTTCTTATTCGCCTTAAAAGAAAATAAGACCAAGAAAATAATAGGGTTAGTTTATATTAAAAATATTGATTGGTTAAAAAAACAAGGTGAATTTGCATATTGTGTTGGCTACCAATATGAAGGCAAAGGACTCATTAGTCAATCTGTAAAAGTTTTATCAAAATATGCCTTTGACGTTTTAGGTTTAGAAGCACTTCAAATTATAGTCCATAAATCGAATATTAGTAGTATTAAGGTTGCAGAAAATTGTAATTTTAAATGGCAAAGCATTTTAGAAAACGAATTTACTCCAGTTGATGAAAACCCATTAAACATGGAGTTGTACGAATTATTAAAAAACAAAGAATTTCATGGTTAAAAAAGTATTACTCTCCCCATTTCAAAAATTTGTTAAAATAGAAAGTTCTAGTGGTATTTTATTACTGCTGGCCACTATTTTGGCTCTAATTTGGGCAAACTCTCCATTTTCTGAAAGTTACCAATCACTCTGGCAATATAAAGTAGGTTTTGTTACAGAAGGTTTTGAATTAAATAAGCCTATTATTCTATGGATAAACGATGGTTTAATGGCTATTTTCTTTTTCTTGATAGGTTTAGAAATTAAACGTGAGTTCCTTATTGGAGAGCTTAATTCCATGAAAAAACTGGCGTTTCCTCTTTTTGGAGCCGTGGGAGGTATTATTGTACCCGTTTTATTGTTTTTTATAATGAATAAAAACCCTGAAACATTTCAAGGTTGGGGCATTCCCATGGCAACTGATATTGCGTTTTCATTAGCCCTTTTAAATGCTCTTGGAAGCAGAGTCCCTTTAAGTCTTAAAATATTTTTAACAGCTTTCGCAATTGTAGACGATTTAGGTGCTGTTTTGGTTATTGCTATATTCTATAGCAGCAATATCCAATTAGGCTTGTTAGGTATGGCGTTATTACTATTAACGGTTTTGTATTTACTATCATACAAAGGGTATTACTCTAAGTTTATTATGATATTCTTAGGAATCATTATTTGGACACTGTTCTTAAAATCTGGTATCCATCCTACATTAGCTGGTATTTTATTAGCTTTTTCCGTACCTATTCATCAAAAAATTAAAACACCGGAGTTTATTGATAATTTGGTTACTATCACAAACAATATTAAACAAGCTTCCATATCAAAAAAACCTATTTTATCAAAAGAACAAATTCAACAAATTGATGATTTAGAAGATTGGACCAATAAATACCAATCACCCTTACAGCATTTAGAACATAGTTTACACGATTGGGTAGCTTATTTCATCATTCCCTTATTTGCATTGGCAAATTCTGGTGTTATATTAAATAGCGGTATGGATATAGAAATGGCTTTAGTAATAAGCATTAGTATTTGTTTGATATTAGGAAAAAGTATTGGTATAACCTCAATTATTTTTATAGCTAGAAAATTAAAACTCATTGAAGTTCCAGCTGATATTAGTAACCAACAAATTGTTGGTGTATCATTTTTAGCAGGTATTGGTTTTACAATGGCTATTTTTATAGCAAGCTTAGCTTTTTCTGAGAGTCCAAAATACATCGATTCTGCAAAAATTGGTATTTTAATTGGCTCTGTTATCGCAGCATTAATAGGCTATATTATTTTACGTTATAAAAAGCAATAATGAAATAAAAAGACCTGTAAGGTTTCAAAATCTTACAGGAAAAAAAACTAAGGAACAAAACAATAACCTCAACCCGCAAAGACTCAAAGACTTTGTAGATTTATCCATGAAAGACAAATTCTATCAATACATACAAAACCTTCAAGACACCATTACCTCAAAACTAGAAGCAGTTGATGGCAAAGCAACTTTTCAAGAAGACATTTGGGAACGACCAGAAGGTGGCGGAGGGCGTACGCGTGTTATCGAAAACGGTAATGTTTTTGAAAAAGGAGGCGTAAATATTTCTGGTGTTCACGGTAAATTACCCGACAGTATGCAAAAATACTTTGGCGTTGAAGATGCTGATTTTTTTGCTTGCGGATTAAGCTTAGTGCTACACCCTAAAAATCCGATGGTTCCAACCGTTCATGCCAATTGGCGTTACTTTGAAATGTATGATAAAGATGGAGCTATTGTAGACCAATGGTTTGGGGGCGGACAAGATTTAACCCCCTATTATTTGTTTGAAGATGATGCCGTTCATTTTCATAAAGTTTGTAAAACAGCTTGTGATAAGCACCATCCAGAATTTTACGAAACCTACAAAAAACGTTGCGATGATTATTTCTACAATGCGCATCGTAATGAAGGTCGTGGTATTGGTGGTTTGTTTTTTGATTATTGTAAAGCCACAGATGCCATGTCTATGGAAAACTGGTATAATTTTGTAACCGAAGTTGGCAATAGTTTCCTTGAATGTTACGTACCTATTGTTGAAAAACGCAAAGCTTTACCTTTTTCAAAAGAACAAAGAGACTGGCAAGAAATTCGTCGTGGTCGCTATGTAGAATTTAATTTGGTACACGATAAAGGCACGCTTTTCGGACTTAAAACCAACGGACGTATAGAAAGTATTTTAATGAGCTTGCCTCCACATGTGCAATGGGTTTACGACCATCAACCCGAAGTTGGAAGTGAGGAGGAAAAATTAATTAAGGTTTTACAGAACCCTAAAGATTGGGTGTAATGAATTGCTATTGTGGAAACAAAATCCCCTATTCAGAATGTTGCGAAAAAATACATCATGACATTCATCAAGCCATAACTGCAGAACAATTAATGCGTTCAAGATATAGTGCATTTGTGAAAGCTGATGGCAATTATTTAATGCAAAGTCACCATAGTTCAACAAGACCAATAAAAGAGAAAAAGTCAATTATTAAATGGGCAAAATCTGTACAGTGGATTAAGCTTGAAGTTTTAGAAACTTCAAAAGGAAAATCAAACAATACAGAAGGAACTGTTACATTTAATGCGTATTTTTATGAAAAAGGAAATGTAGAAGTCATTCATGAAAAATCCACTTTTATAAAAGAAAATAACCATTGGACCTATTTAGGGTTAAGTAAATAAAAAATTAGAAATGTATCCTTTAAAAAGAAACCGACGATTAAGAACCAACGAAGCTATTAGAAGTTTAGTTAGAGAAACCATCATATCACCAAACGATTTTTTAGTACCTCTTTTTGTAGTAGAAGGCAAAGGTGTGAAAGATGAAATCCCATCCATGCCAAATTACTTTCGTTATAGCTTAGATTTATTGGAGAATGAGGTTAAGGAACTTTGGAGTTTGGGGTTGAAATCGGTATTACTATTTGTAAAAGTGCCCGATAATTTAAAAGATAATAAAGGAAAAGAAGCCTTAAACCCATACGGATTGATGCAACGCGCCATTAAAACCGTTAAAAATGCTTGTCCAGAGATGTTGGTCATGACCGATGTGGCATTAGACCCCTATTCGGCTTATGGACACGATGGTATTATTGAAAACGGCATTATTGTTAACGATCCAACTGCAGATTTTCTTGCAGAAATGAGCATTTCCCACGCACAAGCTGGCGCCGATTTTGTAGCACCAAGTGATATGATGGACGGACGTATTTTAACCATCCGTGAGGCTTTGGAAGATAAAGGTTTTATCAACACAGGTATTATGAGTTATTCGGCAAAATATGCCTCCGCATTTTACGGCCCGTTTCGCGATGCGCTAGATTCTGCTCCTGTGGATATGGTTGATATTCCTAAAGATAAGAAAACTTATCAAATGGATTATGCCAACCGTTTTGAAGCCATTCGAGAAACTGAAATGGATATTGATGAAGGTGCAGATATTGTGATGGTAAAACCAGGCTTATGTTATTTAGATATTGTTCGTGAAATAAAAAATGCTGTGGATGTGCCTGTTGCTGTATATCAAGTATCTGGTGAATATGCCATGTTAAAAGCCGCTGCTGAAAAAGGTTGGCTAGACCATGATGCTGTTATGATGGAACAAATAACCGCCATTAAACGTGCTGGAGCCGACGTGATTGCGAGTTATTTTGCAAAAGACGTAGCTATACTTATAAATAAATAATTGGTTTATTATTATAAATAATTAATATTTTATTATATTTCATTTCGATTAATTCTATTAACTATAAATATACTATTGATTCAAAATGGATGACATTGATATAAAAATCATAAAAATGCTTCAAAAAAACGCTCGTGAAGCATTTGCAAGAATTGGAAAACGGGTTGAACTATCAGCTCCTGCAGTTGGTAAACGCGTCAAACAGCTAGAAGAAAAAGGTATTATTCAAGGATATTCTTTACAACTGAATCATAAAAAACTTGGTATAACAACCAAAGTGTATATCGTTCTAAAAATTCATCAATCAAGCACCTTAAAAACTGCCTACAACCAAATCATAAATTTGGAAGAAGTACAACGCTGTGACAGAATCACTGGTGAAGACCGTTTACAGATTTTAGCCTTTTTTAAGGGTCATAAAGATTTGGTTACATTCATCGAACGAATTTCGCAATATGGTATCCCCAATACGAGTATCATACTAGAGAATTCATAAGCGTATTCAATAACACGTATAATATTCTTAAATTAGCAAAAACACCATACGCTGATGACACTTCTTATTCTTTACGCATTCATATCCATCTTTTTTTCATTTCTATGCTCCATTTTGGAGGCTGTACTTTTAAGCGTAACACCAACATTCATTAATATAAAAAAGAAAGAAGGTCGCGGATATGCAGAAACTTTGGATGCTTTAAAAAAAGACGTTGACAAACCGCTAATAGCAATTCTGACTCTAAATACTATTGCACATACAGTTGGCGCCATTTTGGTAGGTGTACAAGCGGAAACCGTTTTTGGAAATGGCGACAATGAAATCATGATTGTATCGGCTGCTATGACCTTGTTAATTTTAGTACTATCTGAAATCATCCCTAAAACCATCGGAGCAACCTACTGGAAAAATCTGGCTAACTTCACTTCAAAAGCACTCAATATTCTTATTTTTCCTTTAAAATATACGGGCATTCTTTGGGTGCTGCAGTTAACCACAAAACTGATTGGTGGAAAAAATGCCCACGTAAGTACTTTAAGTCGTGATAGCTTTTTGGCTATGGCTGATATTGCCCATGAAGAAGGTGTTTTTCAAGAATCAGAAAGTAAGGTTATTAAAAACCTTCTCAATTTTAAAAAGATTTTAGCCAAAGATATCATGACACCAAGACCTAGTATGGTGTCTGAAGATGAAACCACTTCTGTAAAAATATTCTTTGAAAAAAACCAGAATCTACGGGTTTCCCGAATACCAATTTATTCAGACAATCCTGACAATATTACTGGATTAGTTTTGAAAGATGATGTTTATAAAGAAATGGCATTAGATCATGATGATAGAACTTTAGCTGACATTAGAAGAGATATCATCATCGTAGAAAGAAACCTTCCCATCCCTATTTTATTTCAAAAGTTGGTGGACAGCAAAAACCACATGGCATTGGTGGTTGATGAATATGGTACAGTAACTGGTTTGGTAACCATGGAAGATGTTATTGAAACACTTCTTGGGTTAGAAATCATGGATGAAAGCGATAATGTAGAAGACCTTCAACTACAGGCAAGGAAAAGTTGGGAACAACGCGCCAAGCGTCTTGGGATGATTAATGATGAAGATAAGTCTGAATCTGAAGAATGAAAATAACACAAAAAGGCATTAACGACTAATCTTTGCTTTACCCAAAATGTTTGTAATGCCGATAAGAATCTCAATAAATTATTTATGCTAATTCAATCGAATAGTTACTAAATAAGTATCTTATACTTTTATTTTTCGATCTTCTCATCAACAGTATAGCTCATGTTATAATAGCCTATATGACCATTTTCTGTGATGCCTTCTACTACAACGAGCATATCGCCAGTATTATCTGCATTATAAAAATCAATTTGTGCTTTGCCTTCTATATCTGTTATAATATTGGGGTTCCAATATACTACCGAACGTAAATCTGGGATATTCCAATCATCATGCTGCAAGTCTTCGTATTTAGGTGCATAAAATTCGCGTTGGGGAGTTAATCCTGAGATAGTTCCTTTAAAAATTCCAGATGTTCTTTGTACGCCGAAAAGACCTTTTTTGGAATAGGTATAAATGCTTATAAATGAAATTGTAAGTGCTCCGTCTAAAGCTCTAGGGTCGCCAAACACCTCGTTTACATATTTTCTTGGATTCTTAGGACTTTTTATTATCTCTACACTTTTAATTTCTTCAGTAGGCAAACTCCCTATTAACCCGTAATTTTCAATTTTTACGGGTATGCCATCTATAATGATAAAGGTAAAATCTGCTCCATGTGCTTCGGCCAATAGAAATCCTCCATTCCTTCCAACTCTTCGAATAGAAATATCTTCTGGATAACTAAATAGCAGTACACTAAATAGCCCATAAGACCATTTTTTAATTTCCTTATGCAACTCCTTATCTTCAATTACAATATCTGGTGGTCCATGCAAATTCATCATCTTCTCTCGTTCGGTCGTTAATTTATACCCAGAAAGTTTAACTTCATCTAAAGCAATAGTTCCACTCGATACTTTAAAATCTTCTTCTACGTGCTTTCGCTCAATATTTTCTTTGAGATAATTGTTTATAGAATCGACTAATTGTATAGACTCCTTTTTTTTATAATTAATATTTGGTGGCAATGTTTTATCAATATTAATTGTATAGTCCTTTTGCTTTCCTTTATAATTCTTTGATTGTATTAAGATTTCTAAATCGTCAGCATACATATCGTCTAAATAGAAATTAAAATATCCTGTACTATCAACTTGTTGTTTAAAAACACTTTGAGGTTTTCCAAAAGTCATCAAAGTTAAATCTAAAGGTTGCTTTTTCTTATTATTTGGGTTGAAAAATTCACCCACAGTTCCAGAGACAACTAAAGTCTTTTCGGGTTCGATTTTAAAGTTGGTTGTTATTTCTGAATTTTCATATTTATAATGTCGCCAGCCTTGAGTTAACATAAGTGCATCCATATCTCGATGCCTATTTTTATTTGCTTTATCAAAATAAATATAAGGAGATTCGATGTTGCCTCGTAATTCTGAATTCAATAAAAAATAAGACAGGATGTTTTGACGCCTATCTTGCATCCTTCCCAATTGCTCTTTATTAAGAATTAACACCGAAAGATGAGCCTTAACTAACTGACTGTCTTTATCTTTTGTGAAGATATTAATAATCGTTTTATCTCGTTGACTATACTGTTTTAAATGAGGCGTAGCTGTTATATTTAATCTGTAATCTTCCGAAAAATTATAAATTAAACGCTCGCAAACAGGTTCTTTGTTTGTATTTAATATGGTTAACTTAACAATACCTTCAGGTAATGATTTTTTTTCTAATGCTATATTAACAATACCATTTTTTAACTGAAGCTTTGAATTATGGAACGTAACACCTCTTGATTGCACTTTTAAATAAATACTATCCTGTTTAAGATCATTTGAGTTTATACCAATTCTTATATAATTACCGGCTTGTCTAACAGTTAAAACCTGCCCTATCGGAACTACTTTAGGTAGCATGAATTTATATTCAACATCTCTATTATTTTTTACACTTCCATAATATATTTTATCCACATCTGCCTTAAAATATGTAATACCCATGCCAAGTTTATTACTTACAAAAGGAGCAATAACAGAATCATACTGGTCAACAATATTGCCAGAGACTTTTTGTCCTTCATTTTTATAATCTAAAGCTTTAAATGCAACGGTACTTAAGACGCCATCCACCAATTTTCCGCCTTCAGGAAAAAACTGTAAATCTAAATAGTCTTTGTCTATAAAAAATGTTTTACTATATGTATTAACAAAGCCATAATTATTATTTTTAAGCTTGATGGCATCTAATCTCAACTCCAATTTTGCTTTTACTACGGCTTCAGGAAGCAAATAATTAAAACGATAATCACCCTGTTTATCCTTTTTTATTTCTACGGAATCTTCTTTAGTATCCATATCAATATATAACATGAGTTTACCTCTATATTTGGGATCTATAACTCTAGGAAAAACTTTTGCCGATAACTCATATTGTTTAGATTCATTTTCTGTTAGTATAATCCCTCTAATAGCTTCCTCGTTCTCTAAAATAGTTTTAGGAGTATAAAGATTTATATAGTATTCACTTATAAAATCCGCATCAAAATTTGTATTCCATTTTGTATAAGCACGAATTAAATAACGCCCTGAACTCATTGCTTCATTTAATTGAAAAAAACTATCTGCTATTCCTTTTTCTAACTTTAATAATTTTTGATCTATAACTCTTTCATCAAAATCTATGAGTTCTACATGTAAAATACCTGATAGTTTGGTAGGCGTATGGTTCAAATCTGTAACAATGGCTTTAAACCAAATGGTTTTATCTGTTGTAAAAACGGTGCTACTTAATTGAAGATATATTTTCTCTGCATAAAATTCTTTGGAAGTTGTTAGATTTAAATCTTGTTCTTGGCATTGAACTCGGTTATTTGCAAACAAAAAAAGAATATAGAATGTTAAACCTAAAAACTTATTTTTCAAATCTTTTACGTATTAATTGTCTTATAAAGATATAAAAATAGTTAATTACCCTTGTTTTTGTAAATTAGTCATTCTAAAAAAAGATTTTATGGAAGAATGCATCATCAAATCGCCTTTAGGTTATACCAAAATTATTGGTGACGCTGAAGGAATCTCCTCGGTAATTGTTCTTAATTCCGAAGAAAAAGTAACCGATATTATCCCTGCTGAACTTGAAGATTCTGTTATTCAACTTAATGAATATTTTGAAGGATATCGCACAAAATTCGATCTTAAATTAAATCCACAAGGCTCCGATTTTCAAAAGCAAATTTGGAAACTATTAGAACAAATTCCATATGGAAAAACAGTTTCTTATTTGGATTTATCAAAACAATTGGGTGATGTAAAAGCTATTCGAGCGGTTGCTAACGCCAATGGTAAAAATCCGTTGTGGATAATCGTTCCTTGCCATCGTGTGATTGGAAGCAATGGCAGTTTAACAGGTTACGCAGGAGGTTTACATCGCAAACAATGGTTATTGGAACATGAAAGTCCATACAAACAGCAATCTCTTTTTTAAATTTAGTATTCTAATAAGTCAAAAGTAGAAACACATAAAATATTTGCTATATTTATTTCAACTAAACGTATTCAAATGAAATTCCTTAAAAAATTTTTAAAGTGGACTGTTGTATTATTAGGCTTATTACTAATTGGTCTTTATATTTTTGATTATGGATATATTTTAAGAGGTGCAAAAATTGTTTACTTTACAGGACACAATACCGCATTTATTGACGATTATCCTTATTTTGAAAATGATACTATCAAAAAAGGAACCACTACAGATGAGTGGCCCATTCATAAAAATTACAATACAGTAAAAGAAACCGAAAAACTTTCAAAAGTTAATAAAGATTGGGGAACCATAACTTATTTAATTATTAAAAATGATAGTATTTGGTTTGAAAATTATGATGCCGGTTTTAATAAGAATTCTAAAACAAACTCCTTTTCGATGGCTAAGAGCATTACAACATCATTATTAGGAAAAGCAATAATGGATGGATATATAAAGAGTTTAGATCAACCTGTTAGCGATTTTTACTCACAATATTCTTATGCTAAAACAACTGTTGGAGATTTAGCTTCAATGGCATCTGGTTTAGATTGGGTAGAACATTATACAAGTCCGTTTTCAGTAACCGCTAGAGCCAATTACGATGATGATTTAGCAGAAACCATTTTAAACCAAAAAGTAGTAAAAACACCAGGTAAAGAATTTGAATATTTAAGCGGAAGTACACAATTACTTGGAATGATTATTCAAAAAGCTACTAAAAAATCTTTAGCTAGTTACCTATCAGAAAGTTTTTGGCAACCTATGGGAGCAACTAATGATGCTCTTTGGCAATTAGATGATAGCGAAAACAAATTGGCTAAAGCTTTTTGCTGTATTTCAAGTAACGCCAGAGATTTTGCCCGTTTTGGGAAATTATACAAAGACGATGGAAAATGGAATGGCAAACAACTTTTAGATTCGGCTTTTGTTGTAAAATCCATCACGCCACGTTTTATGGATAGTCCGCAATACGGCTACGGTTGGTGGCTAAAAGATGTTGGTAATAAACATTTTTTTATGATGAGAGGTCACCTTGGGCAATACGTTATTGTAGAACCTAACGATAACGTGATTATTGTGCGTTTAGGGCATAGAAAATCGCCCGATGAAGGTGTGGGACAGTTTACCGAAGACATTACGGTTTATATTGAGGAAGCTTATAAGATGCTTGAACAATGATTTCAAAACTCCATTTAGAAACCATATTATTTCTGGATATTGAAACCGTTCCAGAAACCCAGTATTTTTCAGATTTAGACGAAACCAAACAAGCACTCTGGGAACATAAATCCAAATACCAAAGAAAGCAAGATGAAACCGCAGAAGATTTTTACGAACGTGCCGGAATTTGGGCAGAATTTGGTAAAATAGTATGTATATCCGTTGGTTATTTCATTCTCAAAGGAGATTTAAGACAATTTCGAGTGACTTCATTTTACGGTGAAGAAGTTAAAATTTTAAAGGATTTTAAAAATTTACTCGTTTCACATTTTAGCGAAACAAAACATTTACTTTGTGCCCATAATGGCAAGGAATTCGATTTTCCGTACATTGCACGCCGCATGATAATCCACAACATAGAGTTGCCTTATAAACTCAATCTCTTTGGAAAAAAACCTTGGGAAATTCCGCATTTGGACACCTTAGAATTATGGAAGTTTGGCGATTACAAATCTTATACATCCTTAAAATTATTAACGAACGTGTTAGGTATCCCTTCAC
The genomic region above belongs to Mariniflexile litorale and contains:
- the hemE gene encoding uroporphyrinogen decarboxylase; translated protein: MIKNDLFLRALKGETVERPPVWMMRQAGRYLPEFMEIKAKYDFFTRCQTPELASEITVQPIRRFGMDAAILFSDILVIPQAMNIEVQMKPNFGPYLPNPIRTSKDVENVIVPDVKESLNYVYQAIKATKELLNDDIPLIGFAGSPWTILCYCVQGQGSKNFDKAKEFCFTNPVAAHLLLQKITDTTIAYLKEKVKAGCNAVQVFDSWGGMLSPVDYQEFSWQYIQQIIDAVKEDAPVIAFGKGCWFALNDMAKSGASALGIDWTCSARNARYLTGGNITLQGNFDPSRLLSPPAEIKKMVHQMINEFGKDKYIVNLGHGILPNIPLENAKAFVDAVKEYKIPS
- a CDS encoding EI24 domain-containing protein, giving the protein MIKNIALGIQAYFGAFGLISKLKLWKYFAVPMLISFITAIFIGISAYGLSDNIGFYISKLWIWNWGKETFTTIGNIIGGLFIIMIGLILFKHIIMALSAPFMSPVSEKIENHLIGERHTHRKTSFSEQLWRGIRINVRNLSFELLLTIPILLLGFIPVIGVFSTILLFIVQAYYAGFGNMDYTLERHFKYNESIQFVKNHRGLAIGNGIVFMLFLLIPVIGVILVLPLSVTAASVKTIEALQLKSHLPNAI
- a CDS encoding GNAT family N-acetyltransferase is translated as MLFKFETFYIEPVQIQDSWAICDFVVSNDDRLKRYFPKTLEQNLTPDLSKRFIDKTIKEQQLKETFLFALKENKTKKIIGLVYIKNIDWLKKQGEFAYCVGYQYEGKGLISQSVKVLSKYAFDVLGLEALQIIVHKSNISSIKVAENCNFKWQSILENEFTPVDENPLNMELYELLKNKEFHG
- the nhaA gene encoding Na+/H+ antiporter NhaA — its product is MVKKVLLSPFQKFVKIESSSGILLLLATILALIWANSPFSESYQSLWQYKVGFVTEGFELNKPIILWINDGLMAIFFFLIGLEIKREFLIGELNSMKKLAFPLFGAVGGIIVPVLLFFIMNKNPETFQGWGIPMATDIAFSLALLNALGSRVPLSLKIFLTAFAIVDDLGAVLVIAIFYSSNIQLGLLGMALLLLTVLYLLSYKGYYSKFIMIFLGIIIWTLFLKSGIHPTLAGILLAFSVPIHQKIKTPEFIDNLVTITNNIKQASISKKPILSKEQIQQIDDLEDWTNKYQSPLQHLEHSLHDWVAYFIIPLFALANSGVILNSGMDIEMALVISISICLILGKSIGITSIIFIARKLKLIEVPADISNQQIVGVSFLAGIGFTMAIFIASLAFSESPKYIDSAKIGILIGSVIAALIGYIILRYKKQ
- the hemF gene encoding oxygen-dependent coproporphyrinogen oxidase, whose amino-acid sequence is MKDKFYQYIQNLQDTITSKLEAVDGKATFQEDIWERPEGGGGRTRVIENGNVFEKGGVNISGVHGKLPDSMQKYFGVEDADFFACGLSLVLHPKNPMVPTVHANWRYFEMYDKDGAIVDQWFGGGQDLTPYYLFEDDAVHFHKVCKTACDKHHPEFYETYKKRCDDYFYNAHRNEGRGIGGLFFDYCKATDAMSMENWYNFVTEVGNSFLECYVPIVEKRKALPFSKEQRDWQEIRRGRYVEFNLVHDKGTLFGLKTNGRIESILMSLPPHVQWVYDHQPEVGSEEEKLIKVLQNPKDWV
- a CDS encoding YchJ family metal-binding protein: MNCYCGNKIPYSECCEKIHHDIHQAITAEQLMRSRYSAFVKADGNYLMQSHHSSTRPIKEKKSIIKWAKSVQWIKLEVLETSKGKSNNTEGTVTFNAYFYEKGNVEVIHEKSTFIKENNHWTYLGLSK
- the hemB gene encoding porphobilinogen synthase, which gives rise to MYPLKRNRRLRTNEAIRSLVRETIISPNDFLVPLFVVEGKGVKDEIPSMPNYFRYSLDLLENEVKELWSLGLKSVLLFVKVPDNLKDNKGKEALNPYGLMQRAIKTVKNACPEMLVMTDVALDPYSAYGHDGIIENGIIVNDPTADFLAEMSISHAQAGADFVAPSDMMDGRILTIREALEDKGFINTGIMSYSAKYASAFYGPFRDALDSAPVDMVDIPKDKKTYQMDYANRFEAIRETEMDIDEGADIVMVKPGLCYLDIVREIKNAVDVPVAVYQVSGEYAMLKAAAEKGWLDHDAVMMEQITAIKRAGADVIASYFAKDVAILINK
- a CDS encoding Lrp/AsnC family transcriptional regulator — its product is MDDIDIKIIKMLQKNAREAFARIGKRVELSAPAVGKRVKQLEEKGIIQGYSLQLNHKKLGITTKVYIVLKIHQSSTLKTAYNQIINLEEVQRCDRITGEDRLQILAFFKGHKDLVTFIERISQYGIPNTSIILENS
- a CDS encoding CNNM domain-containing protein, which codes for MTLLILYAFISIFFSFLCSILEAVLLSVTPTFINIKKKEGRGYAETLDALKKDVDKPLIAILTLNTIAHTVGAILVGVQAETVFGNGDNEIMIVSAAMTLLILVLSEIIPKTIGATYWKNLANFTSKALNILIFPLKYTGILWVLQLTTKLIGGKNAHVSTLSRDSFLAMADIAHEEGVFQESESKVIKNLLNFKKILAKDIMTPRPSMVSEDETTSVKIFFEKNQNLRVSRIPIYSDNPDNITGLVLKDDVYKEMALDHDDRTLADIRRDIIIVERNLPIPILFQKLVDSKNHMALVVDEYGTVTGLVTMEDVIETLLGLEIMDESDNVEDLQLQARKSWEQRAKRLGMINDEDKSESEE
- a CDS encoding methylated-DNA--[protein]-cysteine S-methyltransferase, translated to MEECIIKSPLGYTKIIGDAEGISSVIVLNSEEKVTDIIPAELEDSVIQLNEYFEGYRTKFDLKLNPQGSDFQKQIWKLLEQIPYGKTVSYLDLSKQLGDVKAIRAVANANGKNPLWIIVPCHRVIGSNGSLTGYAGGLHRKQWLLEHESPYKQQSLF